In Sphingomonas sp. R1, a single genomic region encodes these proteins:
- the tuf gene encoding elongation factor Tu, producing MAKAKFDRSKPHLNIGTIGHVDHGKTSLTAAITKILAENVAGNAAVDFANIDKAPEERERGITISTAHVEYETNSRHYAHVDCPGHADYVKNMITGAAQMDGAILVVAATDGPMPQTKEHILLARQVGVPTMVVFLNKCDLVDDEEILELVEMEIREELSKREFDGDNIPIIRGSATAALNATDDKLGKDAILALMAAVDESIPEPERPLDKPFMMPIEDVFSISGRGTVVTGRVETGIIKVGEEVEIVGIHDTRKTTVTGVEMFRKLLDQGQAGDNVGALLRGVARDEVERGQVLAKPGSIKPHTEFKSEVYVLSKDEGGRHTPFFANYRPQFYFRTTDVTGTVELPEGTEMVMPGDNIALGVKLIAPIAMDVGQRFTIREGGRTVGAGVVASIDK from the coding sequence ATGGCGAAGGCAAAGTTCGATCGGAGCAAACCGCACCTCAACATCGGTACCATCGGTCACGTCGACCATGGCAAGACGTCGCTGACGGCTGCGATCACGAAGATCCTGGCGGAGAACGTTGCGGGCAACGCAGCGGTCGATTTCGCGAACATCGACAAGGCTCCGGAAGAGCGCGAGCGCGGCATCACCATCTCGACCGCGCACGTCGAGTATGAGACGAACAGCCGTCACTACGCGCACGTCGACTGCCCGGGTCACGCCGACTACGTGAAGAACATGATCACCGGCGCAGCGCAGATGGACGGCGCGATCCTGGTGGTGGCAGCGACCGACGGTCCGATGCCGCAGACCAAGGAGCACATCCTGCTCGCCCGTCAGGTCGGCGTGCCGACCATGGTGGTGTTCCTCAACAAGTGCGACCTGGTCGACGACGAGGAAATCCTTGAGCTGGTCGAAATGGAAATCCGCGAAGAGCTCTCCAAGCGCGAGTTCGACGGCGACAACATTCCGATCATCCGTGGTTCGGCGACCGCCGCTCTGAACGCGACCGACGACAAGCTCGGCAAGGACGCCATCCTGGCGCTCATGGCCGCTGTCGACGAGTCGATCCCGGAGCCGGAGCGTCCGCTCGACAAGCCGTTCATGATGCCGATCGAAGACGTGTTCTCGATCTCGGGTCGCGGCACCGTGGTGACCGGCCGTGTCGAAACCGGCATCATCAAGGTTGGTGAAGAAGTCGAGATCGTCGGCATCCACGACACCCGCAAGACCACCGTCACGGGCGTCGAAATGTTCCGCAAGCTGCTCGACCAGGGTCAGGCCGGCGACAACGTCGGCGCGCTGCTGCGCGGCGTCGCTCGCGACGAGGTGGAGCGTGGTCAGGTTCTGGCGAAGCCGGGTTCGATCAAGCCGCACACCGAGTTCAAGTCGGAAGTGTACGTCCTGTCGAAGGACGAGGGTGGCCGTCACACGCCGTTCTTTGCGAACTATCGTCCGCAGTTCTACTTCCGTACCACGGACGTGACCGGCACCGTCGAGCTGCCCGAGGGCACCGAGATGGTGATGCCGGGCGACAACATCGCCCTCGGCGTCAAGCTGATCGCGCCGATCGCTATGGACGTCGGCCAGCGCTTCACCATCCGTGAAGGCGGTCGTACCGTCGGCGCGGGCGTGGTTGCCTCGATCGACAAGTAA
- the rpsJ gene encoding 30S ribosomal protein S10, with product METQNIRIRLKAFDHRVLDQAAGDIADTARRTGALIRGPIPLPTHIDKFTVNRGPHIDKKSREQFETRTYKRMLDIVQPTPQTVDALMKLDLAAGVDVEIKLA from the coding sequence ATGGAAACGCAGAATATCCGCATTCGCCTCAAGGCGTTCGATCACCGCGTGCTCGATCAGGCTGCCGGCGACATTGCCGACACCGCCCGCCGCACGGGCGCCCTCATCCGTGGCCCCATCCCGCTCCCGACTCACATCGACAAGTTCACGGTCAACCGTGGCCCGCACATCGATAAGAAGTCGCGCGAGCAGTTCGAGACGCGCACCTACAAGCGCATGCTCGACATCGTTCAGCCGACCCCGCAGACCGTGGACGCGCTCATGAAGCTCGACCTGGCCGCTGGCGTCGACGTCGAGATCAAGCTGGCCTGA
- the rplC gene encoding 50S ribosomal protein L3, with protein MRTGVIAKKMGMTRLFQDDGRHVPVTVLALEGVQVVAQRTTEKDGYVAVQVGAGSAKAKNVAKPQRGHFGKAEVEPKAILCEFRVEEDGLLDVGAEISADHFVAGQLVDVSGRTQGKGFAGAMKRWGFGGLRATHGVSVSHRSHGSTGNRQDPGRVFKNKKMAGHMGDRNRTQQNLEVVGTDAERGLIFVKGSVPGSKGGWLIVKDAVKVARHAEAPYPAGLKTVANSNEAPAEAPAVAAPEATEGQEG; from the coding sequence ATGCGCACTGGCGTTATCGCGAAGAAGATGGGGATGACCCGCCTGTTCCAGGACGACGGCCGGCACGTGCCGGTGACCGTTCTGGCACTGGAAGGCGTCCAGGTGGTCGCACAGCGCACCACCGAAAAGGATGGCTATGTGGCCGTTCAGGTCGGCGCCGGTTCGGCGAAGGCCAAGAACGTCGCCAAGCCGCAGCGCGGCCACTTCGGCAAGGCCGAAGTCGAGCCGAAGGCGATCCTCTGCGAATTCCGCGTCGAGGAAGATGGTCTGCTGGACGTGGGCGCCGAGATCTCGGCCGACCATTTCGTCGCAGGTCAGCTGGTCGACGTGTCGGGCCGTACCCAGGGTAAGGGTTTCGCCGGCGCCATGAAGCGTTGGGGCTTCGGTGGTCTGCGCGCCACCCACGGCGTTTCCGTGTCGCACCGTTCGCACGGTTCGACCGGTAACCGCCAGGATCCGGGTCGCGTCTTCAAGAACAAGAAGATGGCCGGTCACATGGGTGACCGCAATCGCACCCAGCAGAATCTGGAAGTGGTCGGCACCGATGCCGAGCGCGGCCTGATCTTCGTCAAGGGTTCGGTTCCGGGCTCGAAGGGCGGCTGGCTGATCGTGAAGGACGCCGTCAAGGTCGCCCGTCACGCCGAAGCGCCGTACCCCGCCGGTCTGAAGACCGTCGCGAACAGCAACGAGGCTCCCGCCGAAGCGCCCGCAGTGGCGGCTCCGGAAGCCACCGAAGGCCAGGAGGGCTAA
- the rplD gene encoding 50S ribosomal protein L4: MKVKVQTLDAAEKGDIELNDEIFGLDPRADILHRVVTWQLEKRRGTARGTRERSDVARTGKKFGRQKGGGTARHGDRRAPVFIGGGKAHGARVRDFNPSLNKKIRALGLKMALSSHAKAGSLIVMDSLVVENGKTKVLAGNLEKLGFGKKALVIDGDTIENSFALAAGNLHQVDVLPAIGANVYDILKSDTLVLTRAAVEKLEARFNG, encoded by the coding sequence GTGAAGGTCAAGGTTCAAACCCTCGACGCCGCCGAAAAGGGCGATATCGAGCTCAACGACGAGATCTTCGGTCTCGATCCGCGCGCCGACATCCTGCACCGCGTCGTCACCTGGCAGCTCGAGAAGCGTCGCGGCACCGCCCGTGGCACCCGCGAGCGTTCGGATGTTGCGCGTACGGGCAAGAAGTTCGGCCGCCAGAAGGGCGGCGGTACCGCCCGTCACGGCGATCGCCGCGCGCCGGTGTTCATCGGCGGTGGTAAGGCGCACGGTGCCCGTGTTCGCGACTTCAATCCGTCGCTGAACAAGAAGATCCGCGCGCTGGGCCTGAAGATGGCGCTGTCGAGCCACGCCAAGGCGGGTTCGCTGATCGTCATGGACAGCCTGGTCGTCGAGAACGGCAAGACCAAGGTCCTGGCCGGCAACCTCGAGAAGCTGGGCTTCGGCAAGAAGGCCCTGGTGATCGATGGCGACACCATCGAGAACAGCTTCGCGCTGGCGGCAGGCAACCTGCACCAGGTGGACGTGCTGCCGGCGATCGGCGCCAACGTCTACGACATCCTGAAGAGCGACACGCTGGTCCTGACCCGCGCTGCCGTCGAGAAGCTGGAGGCGCGCTTCAATGGCTAA
- a CDS encoding 50S ribosomal protein L23 has protein sequence MAKQSKPVDIRHYDVVLAPHITEKSTLVSEANAVVFKVANDATKPEIKAAVEALFNVKVTGVNTLVQKGKTKKWKGAPYRRSDFKKAVVTLAQGEQIDVTTGI, from the coding sequence ATGGCTAAGCAGTCCAAGCCGGTCGACATCCGTCACTACGACGTGGTGCTCGCCCCGCACATCACCGAAAAGTCGACGCTCGTCTCCGAGGCGAACGCCGTGGTCTTCAAGGTCGCCAACGACGCGACCAAGCCGGAGATCAAGGCTGCCGTCGAGGCGCTGTTCAACGTCAAGGTCACCGGCGTGAACACCCTCGTCCAGAAGGGCAAGACCAAGAAGTGGAAGGGCGCGCCCTACCGCCGTTCGGACTTTAAGAAAGCGGTCGTGACGCTCGCCCAGGGCGAACAGATCGACGTGACCACGGGGATCTGA
- the rplB gene encoding 50S ribosomal protein L2, producing MALKNYNPTSPGVRGLILIDRSQLFKGRPVKALTEGKTKTGGRNNKGHVTSRGIGGGHKQRYRIVDFKRRLWDVEGTVERIEYDPNRTAFIALINYGADEAGKDRVAYIIAPQRLAVGDKVIAGKKTDVKPGNAMELGQIPVGTIVHNVEMKPGKGGQIARSAGAYVQVVGRDRGMVIVRLSSGEQRYIHAACMATVGAVSNPDNQNQNFGKAGRSRWQGSRPLTRGVAKNPVDHPHGGGEGRTSGGRHPVTPWGKPTKGARTRHNKATDKMIIRSRHAKKKG from the coding sequence ATGGCGCTTAAGAACTATAATCCGACGTCGCCGGGCGTCCGCGGGCTGATCCTGATCGACCGCTCGCAGCTCTTCAAGGGTCGCCCCGTCAAGGCGCTGACCGAAGGCAAGACCAAGACCGGCGGCCGTAACAACAAGGGCCATGTCACCTCGCGTGGCATCGGCGGTGGTCACAAGCAGCGCTATCGCATCGTCGATTTCAAGCGCCGCCTGTGGGACGTCGAAGGCACCGTCGAGCGGATCGAGTATGACCCGAACCGCACCGCCTTCATCGCGCTGATCAACTACGGCGCCGACGAAGCCGGCAAGGATCGCGTCGCCTACATCATCGCTCCGCAGCGTCTCGCTGTCGGCGACAAGGTGATCGCGGGCAAGAAGACCGACGTGAAGCCGGGCAACGCCATGGAGCTGGGCCAGATCCCGGTCGGCACCATCGTCCACAATGTGGAGATGAAGCCGGGCAAGGGCGGCCAGATCGCCCGTTCGGCTGGTGCGTACGTCCAGGTCGTCGGTCGTGACCGCGGCATGGTGATCGTGCGTCTGAGCTCGGGTGAGCAGCGCTACATCCACGCCGCCTGCATGGCGACGGTGGGTGCGGTGTCGAACCCCGACAACCAGAACCAGAACTTCGGCAAGGCCGGTCGCAGCCGCTGGCAGGGTTCGCGTCCGCTTACCCGCGGTGTCGCGAAGAACCCGGTCGACCACCCGCACGGCGGTGGTGAAGGCCGTACCTCGGGCGGCCGTCACCCGGTTACCCCGTGGGGCAAGCCGACCAAGGGTGCGCGCACCCGCCACAACAAGGCGACGGACAAGATGATCATCCGTTCGCGTCACGCGAAGAAGAAGGGCTGA
- the rpsS gene encoding 30S ribosomal protein S19 codes for MARSVWKGPFVDLHLLKKAETAQDAGTRAGPIKTWSRRSTILPQFVGLTFNVYNGRKFVPVSVNEDMVGMKLGEFAPTRFFPGHAADKKGKR; via the coding sequence ATGGCTCGCTCCGTATGGAAGGGTCCGTTCGTGGACCTGCACCTTCTCAAGAAGGCAGAAACCGCTCAGGACGCCGGCACCCGCGCTGGCCCGATCAAGACCTGGTCGCGTCGTTCGACGATCCTGCCGCAGTTCGTTGGCCTGACGTTCAACGTCTACAACGGCCGCAAGTTCGTCCCGGTCTCGGTCAACGAGGACATGGTCGGCATGAAGCTCGGCGAGTTCGCGCCGACCCGTTTCTTCCCCGGCCACGCCGCGGACAAGAAGGGTAAGCGCTAA
- the rplV gene encoding 50S ribosomal protein L22, whose amino-acid sequence MSKQAAPRKVGDKEALAVATQIRGSAQKLNLVAGLIRGRTAAEAMNILAFSKKAMAVDARKVLASAIANAENNHNLDVDALVVAEASVGKSITMKRFATRGRGKSTRILKPFSRLRIVVREQEEA is encoded by the coding sequence ATGAGCAAGCAGGCAGCCCCCCGCAAGGTCGGCGACAAGGAAGCCCTTGCCGTCGCCACCCAGATCCGTGGTTCGGCCCAGAAGCTGAACCTGGTCGCCGGTCTCATCCGTGGTCGCACCGCGGCTGAAGCGATGAACATCCTCGCCTTCTCCAAGAAGGCGATGGCGGTCGACGCGCGCAAGGTGCTGGCTTCGGCCATCGCCAACGCAGAGAACAACCACAACCTCGACGTCGACGCGCTCGTCGTCGCCGAGGCCTCGGTCGGCAAGTCGATCACGATGAAGCGCTTCGCGACGCGCGGCCGTGGCAAGTCCACCCGCATCCTGAAGCCGTTCAGCCGTCTGCGCATCGTCGTGCGCGAGCAGGAAGAAGCATAA
- the rpsC gene encoding 30S ribosomal protein S3: protein MGQKSNPIGLRLQINRTWDSRWFAEGHDYGRLLLEDLKIRKFILKTLPQAAISKVVIERPAKLCRISIFAARPGVIIGKKGADIEKLRKTLGAMTSSDVSLNIVEIRKPEVDAKLVAQGVADQLERRIAFRRAMKRAVQSALRLGAEGIRITCAGRLGGAEIARTEWYREGRVPLHTLRANVDYAEAEAHTAYGVCGVKVWIFKGEILGHDPMAQDRLNLEAQTSGVRPSRDDHRR from the coding sequence ATGGGTCAGAAGAGCAATCCCATCGGTCTGCGCCTGCAGATCAACCGCACCTGGGACAGCCGCTGGTTCGCGGAAGGCCATGACTATGGCCGTCTGCTGCTGGAGGACCTCAAGATCCGCAAGTTCATCCTCAAGACGCTGCCGCAGGCCGCGATCTCGAAGGTGGTCATCGAGCGTCCGGCCAAGCTGTGCCGCATCTCGATCTTCGCGGCGCGTCCCGGCGTGATCATCGGCAAGAAGGGCGCGGACATCGAGAAGCTGCGCAAGACGCTCGGCGCGATGACCTCGTCCGACGTCTCACTCAACATCGTCGAGATCCGCAAGCCGGAAGTCGATGCGAAGCTCGTCGCGCAGGGCGTGGCGGACCAGCTGGAGCGCCGTATCGCGTTCCGTCGTGCGATGAAGCGCGCGGTGCAGTCGGCACTCCGTCTCGGCGCCGAGGGCATTCGTATCACCTGCGCCGGCCGTCTGGGCGGCGCGGAAATCGCTCGCACCGAATGGTACCGTGAAGGCCGCGTTCCGCTGCACACGCTGCGCGCGAACGTCGACTATGCCGAGGCCGAAGCCCACACCGCGTACGGCGTGTGCGGCGTGAAGGTCTGGATCTTCAAGGGCGAAATCCTCGGTCACGATCCGATGGCGCAGGACCGGCTGAACCTCGAGGCACAGACCTCGGGCGTGCGCCCGTCGCGCGACGATCATCGCCGCTAA
- the rplP gene encoding 50S ribosomal protein L16 codes for MLQPKRTKFRKAFKGRIHGEAKGGTALNFGSYGLKAMEPERITARQIEAARRAITRHIKRQGRLWIRIFPDVPVSSKPAEVRMGSGKGSPEFWVARVKPGRILFELDGVPGPLAAEAFERAAMKLPIKTKVVARLGDTTHLEG; via the coding sequence ATGCTGCAACCGAAGCGCACCAAGTTCCGTAAGGCCTTCAAGGGCCGCATCCATGGCGAAGCCAAGGGTGGCACGGCGCTCAACTTCGGCTCCTATGGCCTCAAGGCGATGGAGCCCGAGCGGATCACCGCGCGCCAGATCGAGGCGGCTCGCCGCGCGATCACGCGTCACATCAAGCGTCAGGGTCGTCTCTGGATCCGCATCTTCCCGGATGTTCCCGTTTCGTCGAAGCCGGCCGAAGTCCGCATGGGCTCGGGTAAGGGTTCGCCGGAATTCTGGGTCGCCCGCGTCAAGCCGGGCCGCATCCTGTTCGAGCTGGACGGCGTTCCCGGCCCGCTCGCCGCGGAAGCGTTCGAGCGCGCAGCGATGAAGCTGCCGATCAAGACCAAGGTCGTCGCCCGCCTCGGCGACACGACGCACCTGGAGGGCTGA
- the rpmC gene encoding 50S ribosomal protein L29, giving the protein MTKATDFRANTDDQLAEQLGNLKREQFNLRFQAATSQLEKPTRVREVRRDIARIKTLQNERSRSTAK; this is encoded by the coding sequence ATGACCAAGGCTACCGACTTTCGGGCCAACACCGACGACCAGCTCGCCGAGCAGCTGGGCAACCTGAAGCGCGAGCAGTTCAACCTGCGCTTCCAGGCCGCCACCAGCCAGCTCGAGAAGCCGACCCGCGTGCGGGAAGTGCGTCGCGACATCGCCCGTATCAAGACGCTGCAGAACGAGCGCTCGCGCTCGACTGCCAAGTAA
- the rpsQ gene encoding 30S ribosomal protein S17: MPKRVLTGNIVSDKGDKTVVVLVERKVKHPLYGKIIRRSKKYHAHDEANEYKAGETVRIEETAPISKLKTWKVIGRVDTHATPNTVDA; this comes from the coding sequence ATGCCGAAGCGCGTGCTGACCGGGAACATCGTCTCGGACAAGGGCGACAAGACCGTGGTGGTTCTCGTGGAGCGTAAGGTGAAGCACCCGCTCTACGGGAAGATCATCCGTCGCTCGAAGAAGTACCACGCCCATGACGAGGCGAATGAGTACAAGGCCGGCGAGACCGTGCGCATCGAAGAGACTGCGCCGATCTCCAAGCTGAAGACCTGGAAGGTGATCGGGCGGGTTGATACCCACGCGACGCCGAACACGGTCGACGCATAA
- the rplN gene encoding 50S ribosomal protein L14, producing MIQMQSNLDVADNSGAKRVQCIKVLGGSKRRFAGVGDVIVVSIKEAAPRGKVKKGDVHRAVIVRTAKDIRRTDGSVIRFDGNAAVLVNKNEEPIGTRIFGPVVRELRSKGFMKIISLAPEVL from the coding sequence ATGATCCAGATGCAGTCCAATCTCGACGTCGCTGACAACAGCGGCGCGAAGCGGGTGCAGTGCATCAAGGTGCTGGGCGGGTCGAAGCGTCGCTTCGCCGGCGTGGGCGACGTTATCGTCGTCAGCATCAAGGAAGCCGCCCCCCGCGGCAAGGTTAAGAAGGGCGACGTCCACCGCGCGGTTATCGTCCGCACGGCGAAGGACATCCGCCGCACCGACGGCTCGGTGATCCGTTTCGACGGTAACGCCGCCGTGCTGGTCAACAAGAACGAGGAGCCGATCGGCACCCGTATCTTTGGCCCGGTGGTCCGCGAGCTCCGCTCGAAGGGCTTCATGAAGATCATTTCGCTCGCCCCCGAGGTGCTGTGA
- the rplX gene encoding 50S ribosomal protein L24 yields the protein MAAAKIKKGDRVVVLSGKDKGKTGEVVKSLPKDDKVVVSGVNIAVRHKKPTQGEPQGGLVRIEAPLHVSKVAHVTADGKATRVRFEERDGKKVRVAVKTGEVING from the coding sequence ATGGCTGCTGCCAAGATCAAGAAGGGCGACCGCGTTGTTGTTCTGTCCGGCAAGGACAAGGGCAAGACGGGTGAGGTCGTCAAGTCGCTGCCGAAGGACGACAAGGTCGTCGTTTCCGGCGTGAACATCGCCGTTCGCCACAAGAAGCCGACCCAGGGCGAGCCCCAGGGTGGCCTGGTGCGCATCGAAGCGCCGCTGCATGTCTCGAAGGTCGCGCACGTGACCGCCGACGGCAAGGCAACGCGCGTCCGCTTCGAAGAACGCGACGGCAAGAAGGTTCGCGTCGCCGTCAAGACCGGGGAGGTCATCAATGGCTGA
- the rplE gene encoding 50S ribosomal protein L5, with translation MADKYTPRLRKLYDEQIVKAMTEKFGYKNVMEIPRIEKIVLNMGVGEATQDKKKVEQAASEMELIAGQKPVVTKAKKSIAQFKLREGMPIGAKVTLRRERMYEFLDRFITIALPRVRDFRGLNPKSFDGRGNYACGLKEQLVFPEINYDRIDKVRGMDVIVTTTAKTDDEARELLRLFGFPFPQADGETKQAA, from the coding sequence ATGGCTGACAAGTACACGCCCCGCCTGCGCAAGCTCTATGACGAGCAGATCGTCAAGGCGATGACCGAGAAGTTCGGCTACAAGAACGTCATGGAAATTCCGCGCATCGAAAAGATCGTGCTGAACATGGGCGTTGGCGAAGCCACCCAGGACAAGAAGAAGGTCGAGCAGGCCGCTTCTGAAATGGAACTGATCGCCGGCCAGAAGCCCGTCGTGACCAAGGCGAAGAAGTCGATCGCGCAGTTCAAGCTGCGTGAAGGCATGCCGATCGGTGCGAAGGTGACCCTTCGTCGCGAGCGCATGTACGAGTTCCTCGATCGTTTCATCACGATCGCTCTCCCGCGCGTCCGCGACTTCCGCGGCCTGAACCCGAAGTCGTTCGACGGTCGTGGCAACTATGCCTGCGGCCTGAAGGAACAGCTCGTGTTCCCCGAAATCAACTATGACCGCATCGACAAGGTGCGCGGCATGGACGTGATCGTTACCACCACTGCCAAGACGGATGACGAGGCTCGCGAGCTTCTCCGTCTCTTCGGTTTCCCGTTCCCGCAGGCGGACGGCGAAACGAAGCAGGCGGCGTAA
- the rpsN gene encoding 30S ribosomal protein S14, translating into MAKLSSINKNERRKQLVKKYAGKYAKLKAIANDESLDETERLIARLKMAEIPRNGNPTRIRNRCELTGRPRAYYRKFRLARVMLRDLANKGLIPGVTKSSW; encoded by the coding sequence ATGGCGAAACTGAGTTCGATCAACAAGAACGAGCGTCGCAAGCAGCTGGTGAAGAAGTACGCCGGCAAGTATGCGAAGCTCAAGGCGATTGCGAACGACGAAAGCCTGGATGAGACCGAGCGTCTCATCGCACGGCTCAAGATGGCCGAGATTCCCCGCAACGGGAACCCGACCCGCATTCGCAACCGGTGTGAGCTGACGGGTCGTCCCCGCGCTTATTACCGCAAGTTCCGTCTCGCACGTGTCATGCTGCGCGATCTGGCCAACAAGGGCCTGATCCCGGGTGTCACGAAGTCGAGCTGGTAA
- the rpsH gene encoding 30S ribosomal protein S8 → MAVTDPLGDMLTRIRNGQRARKDSVLTPASKLRVRVLDVLQREGYIRGYSEEQMGPAAGIRIELKYFEGQPAIKHVARISKPGRRVYSGSQELPRVRNGLGITIVSTPRGVLSDAEAREQNVGGEVLAEVF, encoded by the coding sequence ATGGCAGTGACCGATCCCCTGGGTGACATGCTCACCCGTATCCGCAACGGTCAGCGCGCGCGCAAGGACTCCGTCCTGACGCCGGCGTCGAAGTTGCGTGTCCGTGTCCTCGACGTGCTTCAGCGCGAGGGCTATATCCGTGGCTACAGCGAAGAGCAGATGGGCCCCGCGGCCGGCATCCGCATCGAGCTGAAGTATTTCGAGGGTCAGCCGGCGATCAAGCACGTCGCGCGCATCTCGAAGCCGGGCCGCCGTGTCTATTCGGGTTCGCAGGAGCTTCCGCGCGTCCGTAACGGCCTCGGCATCACGATCGTCTCGACGCCTCGCGGCGTTCTGTCCGACGCCGAAGCGCGCGAACAGAATGTCGGCGGCGAAGTGCTGGCGGAGGTGTTCTGA
- the rplF gene encoding 50S ribosomal protein L6, with amino-acid sequence MSRIGKKPVPVPAGVTAQVEGGQISVKGPKGTLTMPLADDIKYEVTDGGISVQPANETKRARAFWGMQRTLVQNLVTGVTTGFTKKLLITGVGYRAASQGKVLKLQLGYSHDVNFDIPEGIEIKTPDQTTVEISGIDKQKVGQVAAEIRRWRKPEPYKGKGIKYDGEFIFRKEGKKK; translated from the coding sequence ATGAGCCGCATCGGTAAGAAGCCGGTTCCCGTCCCCGCGGGCGTGACCGCGCAGGTCGAAGGCGGCCAGATCTCGGTGAAGGGGCCCAAGGGCACCCTCACCATGCCGCTGGCCGACGACATCAAGTACGAAGTGACCGACGGCGGCATCTCGGTGCAGCCGGCCAACGAGACCAAGCGCGCGCGTGCCTTCTGGGGCATGCAGCGTACCCTGGTGCAGAACCTCGTCACCGGCGTGACCACCGGCTTCACCAAGAAGCTGCTGATCACCGGCGTGGGCTACCGCGCTGCCTCGCAGGGCAAGGTCCTGAAGCTGCAGCTCGGCTATTCGCACGACGTCAACTTCGACATCCCGGAAGGGATCGAGATCAAGACGCCGGATCAGACCACGGTCGAGATCTCGGGCATCGACAAGCAGAAGGTCGGCCAGGTGGCCGCGGAAATCCGCCGTTGGCGCAAGCCGGAGCCCTATAAGGGCAAGGGCATCAAGTACGATGGCGAATTCATCTTCCGCAAGGAAGGGAAGAAGAAGTGA
- the rplR gene encoding 50S ribosomal protein L18, producing MSTKGLSLFEKRRRRNRSALRARAGGRPRLSIHRSGKHIYAQVIDDAAGRTVASASTLEKDVRGQTGATIAAAQEVGKRVAEAAKAAGITQVVFDRGGFLYHGRVKALADAARESGLEF from the coding sequence ATCAGCACCAAGGGTCTTTCGCTTTTCGAAAAGCGTCGTCGCCGCAACCGTTCCGCGCTTCGTGCGCGGGCCGGTGGCCGTCCTCGTCTGTCGATCCATCGCTCGGGCAAGCACATCTATGCCCAGGTGATCGACGACGCCGCGGGTCGCACCGTCGCCTCGGCCTCCACGCTCGAGAAGGACGTGCGTGGCCAGACCGGCGCCACGATCGCCGCAGCGCAGGAAGTGGGCAAGCGCGTTGCCGAGGCCGCCAAGGCCGCCGGCATCACCCAGGTCGTCTTCGACCGCGGTGGCTTCCTCTACCATGGTCGCGTCAAGGCGCTGGCGGATGCCGCGCGTGAGAGCGGATTGGAGTTCTAA